In the Colletotrichum lupini chromosome 1, complete sequence genome, one interval contains:
- a CDS encoding calcium-translocating P-type ATPase, whose amino-acid sequence MPRNPSPLRRPRAPTITLDTSAVNDQEDDQHQHQITSSPSSSDHGDEINNTLSVPTRKSRSQSWDSNNTTLAKSKTNEGTDKDAAHLSGSPKGYGANPDEALAPNPGEEASFRVDNNPFAYTPGQVSKLINPKSLDAFVAVGGLVGLEKGLRTDRRAGLSLDESRLDGSISFEEAVAAGKKLPSSSDAVPTDALQQDAAHHGDGAGKGFDDRKRVFGQNILPERKSLSLLQLAWIAMKDKVLILLSVAAVISLALGLYQTFGATHHGDDTAKLEWVEGVAIIVAITIVVVVGSLNDWQKERQFRKLNQKKEDRIVKVIRSGKPANLSVHDILVGDVMLLEQGDIIPVDGIFIDGHNVSCDESSATGESDLIKKVPADAVMRALHEEEVNPKKLDPFIISGARVLDGVGTFLVTAVGQNSSHGKTMMSLRDDPGMTPLQLKLNILAGYIAKLGSGAGLLLLGVLTIEFLAHLPNNRDSPEEKGQRFLQILITSITIIVVAVPEGLPLAVTLALAYATKRMTKENNLVRHLQSCETMGNATVICSDKTGTLTENVMTVVAGTLGTGKFRFVASDDQSTETGQEDGESDVHVTGDDKKSQASTEVPMSKLSSAIDADFRDLVKQSVAMNTTAFETEENGKQVFVGTKTETALLDWARRCFALQQIAIERENCPVQQLFPFNSKRKAMGAVVRLPNNKFRFFVKGAPEILLGQSTSAVSDPTKSPTTASMASDQQEHIRQIITDYARRSLRTIALSYRDFEQWPPENARKEEGSQNIEFSSIFKNLTWLGVVGIQDPVRAGVPKAVEDCRTASVSVKMVTGDNVETAKAIAKDCGILTEKGKVMEGIEFRRMDDRERVNIVRDLCVLARSSPEDKRILVKALRSLGEVVAVTGDGTNDAPALKSADVGFSMGITGTEVAKEASDIILMDDNFSSIVKAMAWGRAINDAVKKFLQFQITVNITAVVLTFVTAVGSETQEPVLNAVQLLWVNLIMDTFAALALATDPPTESMLHRKPEAKTAALINTPMWKMIIGQSIYQLIVTLILHFVGPSFLNYPTGQQKTLVFNVFVFMQIFKLINSRRIDNNLNIFEGITKNKLFALMMSIMAGGQVLIVFVGGAAFKVEKLNGPQWGISIVLGIISIPVGVLIRLFPDSWFVAIVSPLAWVWSKIPKWKRKKKTDEEDSEHLGAGGVKDALLEIRDDLAFLKRIKGGRISQISEVIMKPREYRERTRSRSGSRSSSRHSASPMKAALGMPGILAASVGGLSPVERPVSHDSRNTDGERDQEESRKD is encoded by the exons ATGCCGCGGAATCCTTCTCCGCTGAGGCGGCCACGGGCGCCTACTATCACGCTGGATACTTCAGCCGTGAACGACCAAG AAGACgaccaacaccaacaccaaATCACATCGTCACCGTCTTCCTCAGACCATGGCGACGAAATCAATAATACGTTATCAGTGCCCACGAGGAAGTCACGGTCCCAGTCTTGGGATTCGAACAACACGACACTAGCAAAGTCGAAAACAAATGAAGGCACTGACAAGGACGCTGCACACCTTTCGGGCTCTCCCAAAGGCTATGGCGCAAATCCGGACGAAGCCCTGGCACCGAACCCAGGCGAAGAGGCGTCTTTCCGTGTTGACAACAACCCGTTTGCCTACACACCTGGCCAGGTTTCCAAGCTCATCAACCCAAAGAGTCTAGATGCATTCGTGGCCGTTGGAGGTCTTGTTGGCTTGGAGAAGGGTCTACGGACAGACAGGCGCGCCGGTCTGAGTCTCGACGAATCCCGGCTTGACGGCAGCATCAGCTTCGAGGAGGCCGTCGCGGCCGGAAAGAAGCTCCCGTCGTCCTCGGACGCTGTACCAACGGATGCGCTTCAGCAGGATGCTGCCCACCACGGCGACGGTGCCGGCAAAGGCTTCGACGACCGGAAGAGAGTATTTGGGCAAAACATCCTGCCAGAGAGGAAATCGCTGTCACTGTTGCAACTCGCATGGATTGCGATGAAGGACAAGGTTTTGATTCTTCTGAGTGTGGCCGCCGTCATTTCTCTTGCATTGGGATTGTACCAGACTTTTGGAGCAACTCATCACGGAGATGACACGGCCAAGCTCGAGTGGGTTGAAGGTGTTGCCATTATCGTCGCCATCACGATTGTCGTGGTCGTCGGCTCACTCAATGATTGGCAAAAGGAGCGGCAATTCCGGAAGCTCAAccagaagaaggaggacCGCATTGTCAAGGTGATTCGATCCGGAAAGCCCGCCAACCTCTCGGTTCACGATATTCTCGTTGGAGATGTCATGCTTTTGGAGCAGGGTGACATCATCCCTGTGGATGGTATTTTCATCGATGGGCACAACGTCAGCTGCGATGAATCGTCTGCAACTGGAGAGTCTGATCTGATCAAGAAGGTACCGGCAGACGCCGTCATGAGGGCGCTGCACGAGGAGGAAGTGAACCCCAAGAAGCTTGACCCTTTCATTATATCTGGAGCGAGAGTTCTGGATGGCGTTGGAACGTTTTTGGTCACTGCTGTCGGTCAGAACTCGAGCCATGGCAAGACCATGATGTCCCTCCGTGACGATCCTGGAATGACTCCTCTCCAGCTCAAGCTGAACATTCTTGCGG GTTACATTGCGAAGCTCGGCAGTGGTGCCggtcttctccttcttggtGTCTTGACGATCGAATTCCTGGCTCATCTTCCTAACAATAGAGACTCACCCGAGGAGAAGGGCCAACGCTTCCTGCAGATTCTCATTACATCCATCACCATCATCGTCGTTGCAGTGCCTGAAGGTTTGCCCCTGGCCGTCACTCTTGCCCTCGCCTACGCTACAAAGCGGATGACCAAGGAGAACAACCTCGTCCGTCACCTGCAGTCCTGCGAAACGATGGGTAACGCGACTGTCATCTGCTCTGACAAGACTGGTACACTGACGGAGAATGTCATGACTGTCGTCGCCGGCACTTTGGGTACTGGCAAGTTCCGCTTCGTTGCCTCTGACGATCAATCAACCGAGACCGGCCAGGAGGATGGGGAGTCGGACGTACATGTTACTGGAGATGACAAGAAGTCCCAAGCTTCCACCGAAGTACCAATGTCCAAGCTTTCATCCGCAATCGACGCGGACTTCAGAGATCTTGTCAAGCAGTCCGTTGCGATGAACACGACTGCTTTCGAAACGGAGGAGAACGGAAAGCAGGTATTTGTAGGCACGAAAACCGAGACCGCCCTGCTCGACTGGGCTCGCCGATGCTTTGCCCTTCAGCAAATTGCCATCGAACGCGAAAACTGCCCTGTTCAGCAGCTCTTCCCATTCAACTCGAAGCGAAAGGCCATGGGTGCCGTTGTGCGCCTCCCGAACAACAAGTTCCGTTTCTTCGTCAAGGGCGCCCCTGAGATCCTTTTGGGACAAAGCACCAGCGCCGTCTCCGACCCTACGAAGTCCCCTACGACTGCCTCAATGGCATCGGATCAGCAGGAGCACATCCGTCAAATCATTACCGACTACGCCCGTCGCTCCCTCCGCACGATTGCCCTTAGCTACCGCGACTTCGAGCAGTGGCCTCCCGAGAACGCTCGCAAGGAGGAAGGCTCCCAGAACATCGAGTTCTCCAGTATCTTCAAGAACCTGACGTGGCTCGGTGTTGTAGGTATCCAGGATCCCGTCCGTGCTGGCGTTCCGAAGGCCGTGGAGGACTGCCGGACCGCCTCTGTCTCCGTCAAGATGGTCACCGGTGACAATGTCGAGACGGCGAAAGCCATCGCCAAGGACTGCGGCATTCTGACAGAGAAGGGCAAGGTTATGGAGGGAATCGAGTTCCGCCGCATGGACGATCGTGAGCGTGTCAACATTGTTCGAGATCTGTGTGTGTTGGCACGATCTAGCCCCGAAGACAAGAGAATTCTGGTCAAGGCTTTGCGAAGTTTGGGCGAGGTTGTTGCCGTCACTGGCGACGGCACGAACGATGCGCCTGCGTTGAAGTCTGCGGATGTTGGGTTCTCCATGGGCATCACCGGAACTGAAGTCGCCAAGGAAGCCTCCGATATCATCTTGATGGACGATAACTTCTCGTCAATCGTCAAGGCCATGGCTTGGGGCCGCGCCATCAACGATGCTGTCAAGAAGTTCTTGCAGTTCCAGATCACAGTCAACATCACTGCTGTCGTTCTCACCTTTGTCACCGCTGTGGGCAGCGAGACCCAAGAGCCCGTTCTGAACGCCGTCCAGCTTCTCTGGGTTAACCTCATCATGGATACCTTCgccgccctcgccctcgctACCGATCCTCCTACCGAGAGCATGCTCCACCGCAAGCCCGAGGCTAAGACCGCCGCGTTGATCAACACGCCCATGTGGAAGATGATTATCGGCCAGTCCATCTACCAGCTCATCGTCACCCTGATCCTCCACTTTGTCGGCCCCAGCTTCCTCAACTACCCTACTGGCCAGCAAAAGACGCTCGTCTTCAACGTCTTCGTCTTTATGCAAATCTTCAAGCTGATCAACTCCAGACGCATCGACAATAACCTCAACATTTTCGAGGGCATTACCAAGAACAAGCTCTTCGCTCTCATGATGTCCATCATGGCCGGCGGCCAGGTCCTTATCGTGTTCGTCGGCGGCGCCGCGTTCAAGGTCGAGAAGCTCAATGGACCGCAATGGGGCATCTCCATCGTCCTCGGCATCATCTCCATCCCCGTCGGTGTCCTTATCCGCCTCTTCCCCGACTCGTGGTTCGTCGCCATCGTCAGTCCCCTTGCGTGGGTGTGGTCCAAGATCCCCAAGTGGAAGCGCAAGAAGAAGACGGACGAGGAGGACAGCGAGCACCTAGGCGCCGGCGGCGTCAAGGATGCCCTGCTCGAGATCAGAGACGATCTCGCCTTCCTCAAGCGCATCAAGGGAGGAAGAATCAGCCAGATCAGCGAAGTTATCATGAAGCCCCGCGAGTACCGTGAGAGAACACGCAGCCGAAGCGGGTCCAGATCGTCGAGCAGACATAGCGCGTCGCCGATGAAGGCCGCCTTGGGCATGCCCGGTATCTTGGCGGCTAGTGTTGGAGGCTTGTCGCCTGTTGAGCGACCGGTGTCGCACGACAGCCGGAACACAGATGGAGAACGCGATCAGGAGGAGAGTCGCAAAGACTGA
- a CDS encoding short chain dehydrogenase: MAHVDNEVRGRLALVTGASGGIGGACARELFRNGARLALTCSSEKTLAKITDLATKLRNSTGDDTDVTCHVVDISSATDIEKLFQNIMDEHGHTPDILVSNAGTAGFNNKANPYLENISLEEFDFTININLRASFLLCKLAMPHMVSQGWGRIVFVSSISAIGGGINGCHYAASKAGMTGLMKNLASKHAKDGVTLNDVAPAMIGDTGMIPDEKRVEGTPGDVKNIPVGRLGTPQECANVVLMLCKTGYLTGQSILLSGGLK, translated from the exons ATGGCTCATGTGGATAATGAAGTCAGAGGCAGACTGGCGTTGGTCACGGGTGCCTCTGGTGG AATCGGAGGAGCCTGCGCTCGAGAGCTCTTCAGAAATGGCGCGCGTCTAGCCCTGACATGTTCATCCGAGAAGACCTTGGCCAAAATTACAGACCTCGCTACTAAGCTTCGGAACTCAACAGGCGACGACACTGACGTTACATGCCATGTAGTGGATATATCTTCCGCCACGGACATCGAAAAACTCTTTCAGAATATCATGGATGAACACGGCCACACCCCCGATATACTTGTATCCAACGCCGGCACGGCAGGATTCAACAACAAAGCCAACCCCTACCTGGAAAACATTTCCCTCGAAGAGTTCGACTTCACCATCAACATCAACCTCCGCGCCTCCTTCTTGCTGTGCAAGCTCGCCATGCCGCACATGGTCTCCCAGGGCTGGGGCCGCATCGTCTTTGTGTCGTCCATCTCGGCTATTGGAGGTGGCATCAACGGCTGTCACTACGCCGCGAGCAAGGCCGGCATGACGGGCCTCATGAAGAACCTCGCGTCCAAGCATGCCAAGGACGGTGTCACGCTCAACGACGTCGCGCCGGCTATGATTGGCGACACGGGAATGATTCCCGATGAGAAGCGCGTGGAGGGCACGCCTGGTGATGTGAAGAATATTCCTGTCGGACGGCTTGGGACGCCGCAGGAGTGTGCTAATGTTGTGTTGATGCTGTGTAAGACTGGATATTTGACTGGCCAGAGCATCTTATTGAGTGGTGGGCTGAAGTGA